The Falco peregrinus isolate bFalPer1 unplaced genomic scaffold, bFalPer1.pri scaffold_41, whole genome shotgun sequence genomic interval CACCTCCTCGTCTGTGTCGGAAGGCCTTTGCTAATTCAGAGTACTGCTCCTGTGCAAACAGAAGGGTTTTGAGGGAAAGGTGGGCTTTATACTCCTGGCATAGAGGCACTGTAGATCAGCTGGTACAGTGTCAGCCCTCGGACAGAATGTGCTGGGAAGGCGTTGTGTTTGCTCTGAGGAGCAGTACCGGCTGAGCAGCGTCTGCCTTGCTTTCCCTGGCTCTGTTCCTGTGGATCTGCCAGTGCAGGCAAGGCTTTTCACAGATGCTTGGTTCTTCTGCCGCAGGCTTCAGCGACAGTTGCCATCCCCAAGGAGCACCACCGTTTTGTCATTGGAAAGAAGGGTGAGAGGCTGCAGGACCTGAAGCTCAAAACTGCAACCAAAATGCAGGTCCCCCGCCCAGATGACCCCAGCAACCAGATCAAGATCAGCGGCACTAAAGAAGGGATTGAGAAGGCCCGGCACGAGATCCTGCTTATCTCCGCTGAGCAGGTACCTCAGTACTGTGATCTCTCTCATGGCATTAGCTGGTCAGCCTTTTTGCTTCCCCACGGTATAGTCGGAGTTTTGTAGCCACCGTGGCTACAGTCAGTGGCTAACGTTAGCCTGAACGGAGGACGTATACTGTGCCACCTCGCCCGGCTGTATGAGCACCGCTGCCAGGTCCTGAAACTTCTTGTGCTGCGTTTTGTCCATCTCTGAAGCCCAAACAAGCATTTGATAGTTGAAGTGAAGGCGTCTTAGGTGCCAGCTGGGATAAGGCAGGAGATCACAGGGGTGAATATCGTaaacaaggagcagcagcagcaaccgtATTTGTAGATTGAAAGAGGTGGAGATCTACAAGCCCGCAAACTGAGAAGGTTGCTTGGGCCAGAGTGTCAGGCAGGACACCCCTGGGAACTTAGCTGTGGCCTGGCAGAGACTGTAATACAGAGGGCAGTTCCCACCAAGGTCTGTTTGTGGGCTCTTCCAGGATAAGCGTGCCGTGGAGCGGCTGGACGTGGAGAAAGTGTACCACCCTTTCATTGCTGGCCCTTACAACAAGCTGGTGAGGGAGCTCATGCAGGACACAGGGACCGCATCAACATTCCTCCACCCAGTGTCAACAAGACCGAGATAGTCTTCACCTGGAGAGAAAAGGAGCAACTAGCCCAGGCTGTGGCTCGCGTTAAGAAGATCTATGAGGAGAAGGTACGGATGGTCCATAAGcttcccaccttcccctggCACCCGCTCCTAGGCACTCTTCCCTTCTTGTTCTACTTTTGTGCATCCCTCGGTTGCATCTGGCTCAGCAGCCCTTGCAGTACATGACCCCGAATCCTACCGTTTCCTCACTCGGCCAgagtgggagctgggctgataCTATCCGGGGAGGTGACagatttctggcttttctgtatCGTGGGACTTAGCAGGCCACCAAGAGCTCCCCTGGCTGTTGTTCACactaaggaaggaaagaagtgtGAAGCCTACAGTGGTGGCCAGCTGACAGTATCAAAGTTGCTACATAAGCAGAAGTTGCTGAAGAGTGAATGTCACTCCAGTTTATTTCCCACAGCCAACGCTGCTGTGAATATCCTTGTTGTGGGTTGCTGGGCTGTTTCTCCTCGTGGTTAGGTCTGTATTTGTACCGGTCTGGATTTCAACAATCGGCTTATAGCCTGCACAGTGTTgcatcacagcactgcctgggagaCGGCTGGGAGTTGAACCCTGTTGTCCAACGGGGGGACGGGGGACGACGACAACGACATGcctgtgtggtgtgtgtgtggtctcTTGCATGCCGTGTCCCAGGGAGCTTGACCCAGCATACTAGTTTTGTACTTCCCCTGTGAATTTTTGAGCACAAGGCTTTCTGTAGGCAGGGGGTCCAAGGGGTGCTAGGGTACTGCCGAGCCACTGTGCTCAGCttggctttgctctttgctgggtGCAGAGTTTGACTGCATCTTGTGCCTCTTCCTGTCGCTCTTGTCCTTCCCCGCCCCCTTGCGATTGATGCCTCAGTGTCTCTGCccctacagaaaaagaagactaCTACTATTGCAGTGGAGGTGAAGAAGTCCCAGCACAAGTATGTCATCGGCCCCAAGGGGAATTCCCTGCAGGAGATCTTGGAGAAGACTGGAGTCTCTGTCGAGATCCCACCCACCGACAGTAGCTCGGAGACGCTGATACTGCGAGGCGAGCCTGAAAAACTTGGGCAAGCATTGACTGAAGTCTATGCAAAGGTACTGACAAGATGGGCTAGGCCTCCTTTGAAGGTCCCGCGAAGATACATTTGTGAGCACTGACAGGTGTAGCGGGGGTGGTCTCTCTTGGGCCATTAGAGGTGCAGCTTAGAAGTCAATACCGGAGGTGCAGCATGGGAATTGGAACTGAATTGTTGTGAAGGCCTCTCCCAGTTTGTCCAtcaaacagcttctctgtttttctgtctctcaggcCAACAGTTTTACCGTCTCCTCGGTCTCTGCCCCCTCTTGGCTTCATCGTTTCATTAttggaaagaaaggacagaaccTGGCCAAAATAACTCAGCAGATGCCAAAGGTATGGATGAGCTGGTTAGCTTAGCACCCCCGGCGTAGAAAAAGGTTTAGTCCAGATCACTCGTCACGGAAGAGAGAGGTGTCTTCTAGCGTGGGTAAACCCAGGGGGAAATGACACAGATCTTTGCTGTTCAAGGGAACCCT includes:
- the LOC129783439 gene encoding LOW QUALITY PROTEIN: vigilin-like (The sequence of the model RefSeq protein was modified relative to this genomic sequence to represent the inferred CDS: inserted 1 base in 1 codon); its protein translation is MSSVALLTQESFAEHRSGLTQQQVKVTALNSEEEKDPPTYEEAFPALPEKAPCLEAAREPAGPWSKIRPIKASVITQVFHVPLEERKYKGMNQFGEGEQAKICLDIMRKTGAHLELSLAKDQGLSIVVSGKAEAVTKARKQIVARLQTQASATVAIPKEHHRFVIGKKGERLQDLKLKTATKMQVPRPDDPSNQIKISGTKEGIEKARHEILLISAEQDKRAVERLDVEKVYHPFIAGPYNKLVRELMQDTGXRINIPPPSVNKTEIVFTWREKEQLAQAVARVKKIYEEKKKKTTTIAVEVKKSQHKYVIGPKGNSLQEILEKTGVSVEIPPTDSSSETLILRGEPEKLGQALTEVYAKANSFTVSSVSAPSWLHRFIIGKKGQNLAKITQQMPKVHIKFTGGEDNITLEGPTEDVHVAQEQIEAMVKELVSWSY